A part of Rhodothermales bacterium genomic DNA contains:
- a CDS encoding aminotransferase class III-fold pyridoxal phosphate-dependent enzyme, whose protein sequence is MHTNHSYNDLLALRRRHLGPSLSLSYREPLKIVRGRGQYLYDEAGRAYLDGVNNVCHVGHSHPRVVSAIAEQAGRLNTNTRYLHDGLVEYARRLTATFPEPLSVCYFVCSGTEANELALRLARTYTGRQDVIALDHAYHGNSAATIDISPYKFNSRGGRGAPPWVHIAPAPDPYRGLYRDTSTDLGARYAGPVAALAAAHPPAAFIAESILSCGGQIVLPDGFLAAAYAAVRAAGGVCIADEVQVGFGRVGSHFWAFETQGVVPDIVTMGKPIGNGHPMGAVVTTPAIADAFNNGMEYFNTFGGNPVSCAAGLAVLDVIEAEGLQQHALETGAYFLDELRALKDRHPAIGDVRGLGLFIGVEFVADRVTRTPDPATASAAVEALKQEGILLSTDGPDHNVIKIKPPLPFDRGNVHSISSALSQFLSAR, encoded by the coding sequence ATGCACACCAACCACTCCTACAACGACCTGCTGGCCCTGCGCCGGCGTCACCTAGGCCCCTCGCTCAGCCTCTCCTACCGGGAGCCGCTCAAGATCGTCCGCGGCCGCGGGCAATACCTGTACGACGAGGCGGGCCGCGCCTACCTCGATGGCGTGAACAATGTCTGCCACGTCGGCCACAGCCACCCCCGCGTCGTAAGCGCCATCGCGGAGCAGGCCGGCCGGCTCAACACGAACACGCGCTACCTGCACGACGGGCTCGTCGAATACGCCCGCCGGCTCACCGCCACCTTCCCAGAGCCACTCAGCGTCTGCTATTTCGTTTGCTCCGGTACCGAGGCGAACGAGCTGGCGCTCCGTCTGGCGAGAACCTACACGGGCCGGCAGGATGTCATCGCGCTCGACCACGCCTACCACGGCAACTCCGCCGCGACGATCGACATCAGCCCCTACAAGTTCAACAGCCGCGGCGGTCGCGGCGCCCCCCCGTGGGTCCACATCGCCCCCGCGCCCGACCCCTACCGGGGCCTCTATCGAGACACATCGACCGACCTCGGCGCGCGCTACGCCGGCCCTGTCGCCGCGCTCGCCGCGGCCCATCCGCCGGCCGCGTTTATCGCCGAGTCCATCCTGAGCTGCGGCGGCCAGATCGTCCTGCCCGATGGATTCCTGGCGGCCGCCTATGCCGCCGTCCGCGCCGCCGGCGGCGTCTGCATCGCCGACGAAGTGCAGGTCGGCTTCGGCCGCGTCGGCTCCCACTTCTGGGCGTTCGAAACCCAGGGCGTCGTGCCAGACATCGTCACCATGGGCAAACCGATCGGCAACGGGCACCCGATGGGGGCGGTGGTGACCACGCCGGCCATCGCGGATGCCTTTAACAATGGCATGGAGTACTTCAATACCTTCGGCGGCAACCCGGTGTCGTGCGCGGCCGGCCTCGCGGTGCTGGATGTGATCGAGGCAGAAGGCCTCCAACAACACGCCCTGGAAACCGGCGCCTACTTCCTCGACGAACTCCGCGCCCTAAAGGATCGCCACCCCGCCATCGGCGACGTGCGCGGCCTCGGGCTGTTTATCGGGGTCGAGTTCGTGGCAGACCGAGTCACCCGGACGCCGGACCCCGCCACGGCTTCCGCGGCCGTCGAAGCCCTGAAACAGGAGGGTATCCTGCTCAGCACGGACGGACCGGACCATAATGTCATCAAAATCAAGCCGCCCCTGCCGTTCGATCGGGGGAACGTCCATTCGATTTCGAGCGCTTTAAGCCAATTTCTGTCAGCCCGGTAA
- a CDS encoding phosphotransferase — protein MRPSFSPDAIEPLIRSVFGLAASQRALPSYSDLNTALEIDGETAWVLKIANSDESEAILDFQQRALLHLAAADPALRVPKICPTVEGHPRTVVVGDGGERHHAWIVTYLEGRFLADLPEHPPALLRDVGRYFGRLDRALSGYGHEAMQRTLRWDLRQAGLAFPCLPAITDPARRRFAEDILDRFANQTSTALDRLRMQVIHNDANDHNVLVPAAGATIRVSGVIDFGDLIWTALVCEPAIAATYALLGKSEPVDAALHVFEGFNAVFPLTEEELALAFELILLRLAMSVCYSARERARAPDNAYLAVSEAPAWEALQRLTRLDRAAVHARFVAIRQDPKGFENPSGLTPTS, from the coding sequence ATGCGCCCTTCGTTCTCGCCCGACGCGATCGAGCCGCTCATTCGCTCGGTTTTCGGACTTGCGGCGTCGCAGCGCGCCCTGCCCAGTTATAGCGACCTCAACACGGCCCTCGAAATAGACGGGGAGACGGCCTGGGTGTTAAAGATCGCGAATAGCGATGAATCCGAGGCCATCCTGGATTTCCAGCAGCGCGCTCTACTCCACCTCGCCGCGGCGGATCCCGCACTGAGGGTCCCGAAGATTTGCCCTACCGTGGAAGGACATCCTCGCACAGTTGTCGTAGGCGACGGCGGCGAACGACATCACGCGTGGATCGTGACTTACCTGGAAGGTCGATTTCTGGCGGATCTGCCCGAACATCCGCCGGCGCTGCTCCGGGACGTCGGCCGGTACTTCGGCCGGCTCGACCGGGCACTGAGCGGGTACGGGCATGAAGCCATGCAGCGCACCCTGCGCTGGGACCTCCGGCAGGCGGGTCTGGCGTTTCCCTGTCTGCCGGCGATTACCGACCCCGCGCGTCGCCGTTTCGCGGAGGACATCCTCGACCGATTCGCGAACCAGACATCGACGGCGCTGGATCGATTACGGATGCAGGTGATCCATAACGACGCCAACGACCACAACGTGCTGGTGCCTGCCGCCGGCGCCACGATACGTGTAAGCGGGGTCATCGATTTTGGAGATCTGATCTGGACGGCGCTGGTCTGCGAGCCGGCGATCGCCGCGACGTACGCACTGCTGGGGAAATCGGAGCCGGTAGATGCCGCGCTCCACGTTTTCGAGGGATTCAACGCCGTTTTCCCGTTGACGGAAGAGGAGCTCGCGCTGGCCTTCGAATTGATCTTGCTGCGACTGGCGATGAGCGTGTGCTACTCGGCGCGCGAGCGCGCCCGGGCGCCGGACAACGCCTACCTGGCCGTCAGTGAAGCGCCGGCGTGGGAGGCGCTGCAGCGCTTGACCCGGCTGGATCGGGCGGCGGTGCACGCGCGATTTGTTGCGATCCGTCAAGACCCGAAGGGTTTCGAAAACCCTTCGGGTCTGACGCCGACCTCCTGA
- a CDS encoding sulfatase, whose translation MHRFLPGFARPVVLVVAAWLAGACSQQAPAPPNIVFIFSDDHSTKAIGAYGSVINETPQIDRLAREGMVFKHCFVTNAICAPSRATILTGTYNHINGQITNNESFDGDQTTFPRLLRQAGYQTALVGKWHLQSTPTGFDFWRALIDQGTYYNPLIGAPDDTSRVEGYTTDIITDIALDWLQTKRDPARPFMLMYQHKAPHRAWDPGPDHLTLYDDVTIPEPATLFDDYAGRTRSAREQHMMIASNLRALDLKIIPPSNLTAEQLAAWNAAYEPKNEALRAHPLTGDSLTRWKYQRYIKDYLRAVASVDDNIGRLLEYLDETGLADNTIVIYSSDQGWFLGEHGWYDKRWMYEESLRTPLIVRWPRHIAPGSVNEDFVSNLDFGPTFLELAGVAPPATMQGRSLKPILQGDTPADWRTSHYYHYYEYPDAHCVQRHYGVRTDRHKLIYFYLLDEWELFDLETDPDELRSVYDDPDYAGVVADMKAELERLRRQYNVPEDTRPSGDCDYDTENWQGFESP comes from the coding sequence ATGCACCGTTTTCTCCCAGGCTTCGCTCGGCCGGTTGTGCTGGTGGTAGCCGCATGGCTGGCCGGCGCATGTTCGCAACAGGCCCCGGCTCCTCCGAACATCGTCTTTATTTTTTCCGACGATCACAGCACAAAGGCTATCGGCGCGTACGGATCCGTCATCAACGAAACGCCGCAAATCGACCGCCTTGCGCGTGAAGGCATGGTGTTCAAGCATTGTTTCGTGACCAACGCGATCTGCGCGCCGAGCCGGGCGACTATCCTGACCGGGACCTATAACCACATTAACGGACAGATCACGAACAACGAGTCGTTCGACGGCGACCAGACCACCTTTCCCAGGCTGTTGCGGCAGGCCGGCTACCAGACGGCACTCGTCGGGAAATGGCATCTCCAGAGCACCCCCACCGGCTTCGACTTCTGGCGAGCCCTCATCGACCAGGGGACCTATTACAATCCGCTCATCGGCGCCCCGGACGATACGTCGCGCGTGGAGGGATACACAACCGATATCATCACCGATATCGCGCTGGACTGGCTCCAAACGAAGCGGGATCCCGCCAGGCCGTTTATGTTGATGTATCAGCACAAAGCGCCGCATCGGGCGTGGGACCCCGGCCCCGATCATCTCACGCTCTACGACGACGTCACCATCCCCGAGCCGGCGACCCTTTTCGACGACTACGCCGGCCGCACCCGCTCGGCGCGCGAGCAGCACATGATGATCGCCAGCAACTTGCGTGCGCTGGACCTCAAGATCATCCCTCCATCCAACCTTACCGCGGAACAGCTTGCGGCCTGGAATGCGGCCTATGAGCCCAAAAACGAGGCGCTCCGGGCCCATCCGCTCACGGGCGACTCCCTCACGCGCTGGAAATACCAGCGCTATATCAAGGACTACCTGAGGGCCGTGGCGTCGGTGGATGACAACATTGGACGCTTACTGGAGTATCTCGATGAAACGGGGCTCGCCGATAATACCATCGTCATCTACAGTTCCGACCAGGGGTGGTTTCTGGGCGAACACGGGTGGTATGACAAGCGCTGGATGTACGAGGAGTCCCTTCGTACCCCGCTGATCGTCCGTTGGCCGCGTCATATCGCGCCGGGAAGCGTGAACGAGGATTTTGTATCCAACCTCGACTTCGGCCCCACCTTTCTCGAATTGGCCGGCGTCGCGCCGCCCGCCACGATGCAGGGCCGCAGCCTGAAACCGATCCTCCAGGGCGACACGCCGGCTGACTGGCGTACCAGCCATTATTACCACTACTACGAATATCCCGACGCCCATTGCGTCCAGCGGCACTATGGCGTCCGCACGGACCGACACAAACTGATCTATTTCTACCTCCTGGATGAATGGGAGCTATTCGACCTGGAAACCGACCCGGATGAGCTGCGGAGTGTCTACGACGACCCGGACTACGCCGGCGTCGTTGCCGACATGAAGGCGGAGTTGGAGCGGTTGCGCCGGCAGTACAACGTCCCTGAAGATACCCGGCCCAGTGGCGATTGCGACTACGACACGGAAAACTGGCAAGGATTCGAGTCGCCCTGA
- a CDS encoding heavy metal translocating P-type ATPase: protein MMAGLIAHWQDASPALATSLYAISYTSGGYMGLRSALSALREWRIDIDLLMVLAAIGAALVDAPFEGAMLLFLFSLSNTLQHFAIDRSRNAIRELMKLNPQQARVSRNGVWVQAPAGEIQVGELVQVRPGDLVPLDGEVVAGASKVDQASLTGESVPIPKKPGDTVFGGTLNENGSLEIRVTRRAAESTIAKLIQLVEVAQGEKAQTQRFIDTAEQYYAMAVIVFTGLAIAFPLLVLGEAFDPAFYRAMTLMVAASPCALVISTPATILSAIGNAARRGILFKGGVYVERGADIRAIAFDKTGTLTIGRRTVTDIVLLPTANGSWAGDENALLALAASLQSGSEHSLAQATVGAANDREIPIAIPQHFEAVAGMGVRGRVDGHTVRIGNARFFEEAGPSTAAIEALHRLEAEGKTSVFVGIGAGHGAEHIAGVLAFADALRPEAPAAILALKRLGIQHIAMITGDNQAVAEAIGKEAGVDAVYAGRLPAEKMAVLDELQRTYGAVAMVGDGVNDAPALAKASMGIAMGAIGSDVALETADVVLMGDDLTLLPYMVELSRKARQTLYVNLGFALFMIVVMIVSILTVNLPLPLAVIGHEGSTVLVSLNGLRLLAFKGSRFEV, encoded by the coding sequence ATGATGGCCGGTCTCATCGCTCACTGGCAAGACGCATCACCCGCGCTCGCGACCTCGTTATACGCCATATCGTATACATCGGGTGGATATATGGGCCTCCGTAGCGCCCTGTCGGCCCTGCGTGAGTGGCGGATCGACATCGATCTGCTGATGGTGCTCGCCGCCATCGGCGCGGCGCTCGTCGACGCCCCGTTCGAAGGGGCCATGCTGCTTTTCCTCTTTTCCCTCTCGAACACGCTTCAGCATTTTGCAATCGATCGGAGCCGAAACGCCATTCGAGAGCTGATGAAGCTCAACCCCCAGCAGGCGCGCGTGTCCCGGAACGGCGTATGGGTCCAGGCGCCGGCCGGCGAGATCCAGGTGGGCGAACTCGTCCAGGTGCGGCCGGGCGACCTCGTGCCGTTGGATGGCGAGGTGGTTGCCGGCGCCAGCAAGGTAGACCAGGCCTCACTCACGGGCGAATCCGTCCCGATACCCAAAAAGCCCGGCGACACGGTCTTCGGCGGGACGCTCAACGAAAACGGCTCGCTGGAAATCCGCGTCACGCGCCGGGCGGCGGAGTCGACCATCGCGAAGCTCATCCAACTCGTGGAAGTCGCCCAGGGCGAAAAGGCGCAGACCCAGCGCTTCATCGACACGGCCGAGCAGTATTATGCGATGGCGGTGATCGTGTTCACGGGGCTTGCCATCGCGTTCCCGCTCCTGGTGCTCGGCGAGGCGTTCGATCCCGCCTTTTATCGCGCCATGACGCTCATGGTGGCCGCATCCCCTTGCGCCCTCGTCATCAGCACGCCGGCGACAATCCTCTCAGCGATCGGCAACGCCGCCCGGCGCGGCATCCTGTTTAAAGGCGGCGTCTACGTCGAACGCGGGGCGGACATCCGGGCGATTGCGTTCGACAAGACGGGAACGCTTACGATCGGCCGGCGCACGGTGACCGACATCGTCCTCCTCCCGACGGCAAACGGGTCCTGGGCCGGCGATGAAAATGCGCTCCTGGCCCTCGCCGCCTCGCTCCAGTCGGGGTCCGAACACTCGCTCGCCCAGGCAACCGTGGGCGCCGCGAACGACCGGGAGATCCCCATCGCCATACCACAGCACTTTGAGGCCGTGGCCGGCATGGGAGTCCGTGGGCGCGTGGACGGGCACACCGTGCGTATCGGCAACGCTCGTTTTTTCGAAGAGGCCGGCCCATCGACCGCGGCCATTGAGGCGCTCCACCGGCTGGAAGCCGAGGGAAAAACGAGCGTCTTCGTCGGCATCGGTGCCGGCCACGGAGCGGAACACATCGCGGGCGTCCTCGCCTTTGCCGACGCCCTGCGCCCGGAGGCGCCGGCGGCCATCCTGGCGCTGAAACGGCTGGGCATCCAGCACATCGCCATGATCACCGGCGACAACCAGGCGGTCGCCGAGGCCATCGGCAAGGAAGCGGGGGTGGATGCCGTGTATGCCGGCCGGCTGCCGGCTGAAAAGATGGCGGTGTTGGACGAACTCCAGCGCACCTACGGGGCCGTCGCCATGGTGGGCGACGGCGTCAACGACGCGCCGGCGCTCGCAAAGGCGTCGATGGGCATCGCCATGGGCGCTATTGGCAGCGATGTCGCCCTGGAGACGGCCGACGTCGTCCTCATGGGCGACGACCTCACCCTCTTACCCTATATGGTCGAACTGAGCCGCAAGGCGCGGCAGACGCTCTACGTCAACCTCGGCTTTGCCCTCTTCATGATCGTCGTGATGATCGTGTCGATCCTCACCGTCAACCTCCCCCTCCCCCTCGCCGTCATAGGCCACGAAGGCAGCACCGTGCTGGTGTCGTTGAATGGATTGCGGCTGCTGGCGTTTAAGGGTTCAAGGTTCGAGGTTTAA
- a CDS encoding DUF427 domain-containing protein, which yields MKAIWKNTVVAESDATIVIEGNHYFPPDAIHSEYFRLNPMKTFCPWKGSASYYNLVVEGQTNEAAAWYYPAPKDAAAEITDYVAFWKGVEVIG from the coding sequence ATGAAAGCTATCTGGAAAAACACCGTCGTCGCCGAAAGCGACGCGACCATCGTCATAGAAGGCAACCACTACTTCCCGCCGGACGCGATCCACTCGGAATACTTCCGCCTCAACCCGATGAAAACCTTCTGCCCGTGGAAAGGCTCGGCGAGTTACTACAACCTCGTCGTCGAAGGCCAGACCAACGAGGCCGCCGCCTGGTACTACCCAGCCCCCAAAGACGCCGCCGCCGAAATCACGGACTACGTGGCGTTCTGGAAAGGGGTGGAAGTGATTGGTTGA